Proteins found in one Candidatus Margulisiibacteriota bacterium genomic segment:
- a CDS encoding FMN-binding protein, whose product MLKKIGITLGIICLLVAIGFGVLVYRLVNMAHRIEGTLDKTAIVSLAKVADGTYAGSYGDFLNTVSLEVTVKKHKIVKITIIDQHSGSGYEALATVDRIIKAQSPKVDAVTGASSSSRVIMIAVNKALEKGGRK is encoded by the coding sequence ATGTTAAAAAAGATCGGCATCACGCTGGGAATCATCTGCTTATTAGTTGCGATCGGTTTCGGGGTCCTGGTTTATCGGCTGGTCAATATGGCCCACCGGATCGAAGGGACACTGGATAAGACAGCCATCGTCAGCCTGGCCAAAGTCGCCGACGGGACATACGCCGGCAGTTACGGCGATTTCCTCAACACCGTCAGCCTGGAAGTGACCGTCAAAAAGCACAAGATCGTCAAAATCACGATCATCGACCAACACAGCGGATCGGGTTACGAAGCGCTGGCGACCGTCGACCGGATCATTAAAGCGCAATCTCCCAAGGTCGACGCGGTCACCGGCGCTTCATCGAGCAGCCGGGTAATCATGATCGCCGTCAATAAAGCGCTCGAAAAAGGGGGTCGCAAATAA